Proteins from a single region of Amycolatopsis sp. CA-230715:
- a CDS encoding TetR/AcrR family transcriptional regulator, translating into MDLPAPPWQRAPRRRAVKPPLSQDLVVRAGLEILAEEGIDAVSMRRVAQALDTGPASLYAHVSNKDELDELMFDRVIAEVEVPEPDPARWRDQIKELLQAQARAMLAYPGIAKVAWRTMMIPLGPNALRQGEAQLALLRAGGLSARHAAYAGDALSTYAKAFAYEANAWSSGEFSSAEAAERGKQMTDYLRSLPEGTFPNLLETMTMFNADNATERFVFALDAFLNGLPTDSADG; encoded by the coding sequence ATGGACCTCCCCGCCCCGCCATGGCAGCGCGCCCCCCGGCGCCGTGCGGTGAAGCCACCGCTGTCGCAGGACCTGGTGGTGCGCGCCGGGCTGGAGATCCTCGCCGAGGAAGGCATCGACGCGGTGAGCATGCGCCGCGTCGCGCAGGCGCTGGACACCGGACCGGCCTCGCTGTACGCGCACGTGTCCAACAAGGACGAACTCGACGAGCTGATGTTCGACCGGGTCATCGCCGAGGTCGAAGTGCCCGAGCCGGATCCGGCGCGCTGGCGCGACCAGATCAAGGAGCTGTTGCAGGCGCAGGCGCGCGCCATGCTCGCCTACCCCGGGATCGCGAAGGTGGCTTGGCGCACCATGATGATCCCCCTCGGGCCGAACGCGTTGCGCCAGGGCGAAGCGCAGCTCGCACTGCTGCGCGCGGGCGGGCTTTCGGCACGGCACGCCGCCTACGCGGGTGACGCGCTTTCCACCTATGCCAAGGCTTTCGCCTACGAAGCGAACGCGTGGTCGTCGGGCGAGTTCTCCTCGGCGGAGGCCGCCGAGCGGGGCAAGCAGATGACCGACTACCTGCGCTCGCTGCCGGAGGGGACCTTCCCGAACCTGCTCGAAACCATGACGATGTTCAACGCCGACAACGCAACGGAACGCTTCGTCTTCGCACTGGACGCCTTCCTGAACGGCCTGCCCACGGACTCAGCCGACGGGTGA
- a CDS encoding SigE family RNA polymerase sigma factor — MQFDEFAGEHLPGLVRFAAVLTGDRDRAQDFVQDALVKAHGRWARVSSAERPDLYLRRMVVNGYLTWRGRWYQRSVSTVDDVGELPGVADPAERIADGAELAALLATLPRSQQVAIVLRFYEDRDDHEIAEVLGCAVATVRSHVSRGLNALRVRVHEQEAGTR, encoded by the coding sequence GTGCAGTTCGATGAGTTCGCCGGGGAGCACCTCCCCGGACTGGTCCGGTTCGCCGCGGTGCTGACCGGTGACCGCGACCGCGCGCAGGACTTCGTGCAGGACGCGCTGGTGAAGGCGCACGGTAGGTGGGCGAGGGTGTCCTCGGCCGAGCGCCCCGACCTGTACCTGCGGCGGATGGTGGTCAACGGCTACCTGACCTGGCGTGGCCGCTGGTACCAGCGCTCGGTGTCCACTGTGGACGATGTGGGGGAGCTGCCCGGCGTCGCCGATCCCGCCGAGCGGATCGCCGACGGCGCCGAACTGGCCGCTCTGCTGGCGACCTTGCCGCGCTCGCAGCAGGTCGCGATCGTGCTGCGCTTCTACGAAGACCGCGACGACCACGAAATCGCCGAAGTGCTCGGGTGCGCGGTGGCGACCGTCCGGAGCCACGTGTCACGCGGGTTGAACGCGCTGAGGGTGCGCGTGCACGAACAGGAAGCGGGAACACGATGA
- the hemW gene encoding radical SAM family heme chaperone HemW, with protein MPEKTATRPFTLPETALAGLGTRPFGVYVHVPFCATRCGYCDFNTYTAGELGSGASPESWLAGLERELELAAETLGAPPAADTVFVGGGTPSLLGASGLGSVLDAVRGAFGLADGAEVTTESNPESTSPEFFAGIRDAGYTRVSLGMQSAAKHVLAILDRVHTPGRPGAAVAEARAAGFEHVNLDVIYGTPGERVEDLQRSLDAVLSAGVDHVSAYALIVEEGTALARRVRTGELPAPDDDVLAADYELIDRVLSGAGLTWYEVSNWAASEAARCRHNVGYWRGGDWWGAGPGAHSHVGGVRWWNLKHPARYAATLAEGGSPSAGHEVLTEQDRHLERVMLELRVVEGLPLTALDDAGVAEARAAAAEGLLDPSALDERGRAVLTDRGRLLADGVVRRLVA; from the coding sequence GTGCCCGAGAAGACCGCCACCCGCCCGTTCACCCTTCCCGAGACCGCCTTGGCCGGGCTCGGGACGAGGCCGTTCGGCGTGTACGTCCACGTGCCGTTCTGTGCGACGCGGTGCGGTTACTGCGACTTCAACACCTACACCGCGGGCGAGCTCGGTTCCGGCGCGTCACCGGAATCGTGGCTCGCCGGGCTCGAACGGGAGCTGGAGCTGGCCGCCGAAACGCTCGGCGCGCCGCCCGCCGCGGACACGGTGTTCGTCGGCGGCGGCACCCCGTCCCTGCTCGGGGCTTCCGGGCTGGGTTCGGTACTCGACGCGGTGCGCGGCGCGTTCGGGCTCGCCGACGGTGCCGAGGTGACCACGGAGTCGAATCCCGAGTCGACCTCACCGGAGTTCTTCGCGGGCATCCGCGACGCCGGGTACACGCGGGTGTCGCTGGGCATGCAGTCCGCCGCGAAGCACGTGCTGGCGATCCTCGACCGCGTGCACACGCCGGGACGTCCCGGCGCCGCGGTCGCCGAAGCGCGCGCCGCCGGGTTCGAGCACGTCAACCTCGACGTCATCTACGGCACGCCGGGGGAGCGCGTCGAAGACCTCCAGCGCTCGCTCGACGCCGTGCTCTCGGCCGGGGTCGACCACGTTTCGGCGTACGCGCTGATCGTCGAGGAGGGCACCGCGCTCGCGCGCCGCGTGCGGACCGGTGAGCTGCCCGCACCCGACGACGACGTGCTCGCCGCCGACTACGAGCTCATCGACCGCGTCCTGTCCGGCGCCGGGCTGACCTGGTACGAGGTGTCGAACTGGGCCGCGTCCGAGGCCGCGCGCTGCCGCCACAACGTGGGTTACTGGCGCGGCGGCGACTGGTGGGGCGCGGGCCCCGGCGCGCACAGCCACGTCGGCGGCGTCCGCTGGTGGAACTTGAAGCACCCCGCGCGCTACGCCGCGACGCTGGCCGAGGGCGGATCACCGTCGGCGGGGCACGAGGTGCTCACCGAGCAGGACCGGCACCTCGAACGCGTCATGCTGGAACTGCGGGTGGTGGAAGGGCTGCCGCTCACCGCGCTGGACGACGCGGGGGTGGCCGAGGCCCGCGCGGCGGCGGCGGAAGGGCTGCTCGACCCGTCGGCGCTCGACGAACGGGGCAGGGCGGTGCTGACCGATCGCGGCAGGCTGCTCGCCGACGGCGTGGTGCGCAGACTGGTCGCCTGA
- a CDS encoding putative leader peptide, translating into MRTRLDQHVGEWHPGGVTHAGIRLVARRHVDLRRVASALCQATD; encoded by the coding sequence ATGCGGACGCGTCTGGACCAGCATGTGGGCGAGTGGCACCCTGGGGGCGTGACTCATGCCGGGATCCGACTCGTGGCGCGACGCCACGTCGATCTGCGGCGTGTCGCCAGCGCCCTGTGCCAGGCGACCGACTGA
- a CDS encoding nitrite/sulfite reductase, translated as MASPTRQSPNASRAARPKQRRGEGQWALGYREPLNPNERSKKDDSPLNARARIENIYAHRGFDSIDPGDLRGRFRWFGLYTQRKPGIDGGRTATLEPEELDDRYFMLRVRLDGGALTTAQLAVLGEISQTHARDTADITDRQNIQYHWIQIEDVPTIWEKLEGAGMTTMEACGDSPRVILGSPVAGIAADEIIDGTPAIDEIKRRYIGKPEFANLPRKFKTAVSGQADVAHEIHDVAFVGVDHPEHGPGFDVWVGGGLSTNPMIGQRLGAWVPRDEVPDVWEGVISVFRDYGYRRLRSRARIKFLVKDWGAEKFRQVLESEYLKRPLIDGPAPEVPPQPIDHVGVHKQTDGKFYVGAAPVAGRVSGTTLIAVAKAAERAGSGRVRLTPQQKLVVLDVESGDVDDLKSDLDELGLRVEPSPWRRGVMACTGIEFCKLAIVETKQRAHDLVAALETRLADIQSHVDTPVSVHLNGCPNSCARVQTADIGLKGQIVTDSDGKQVEGFQVHLGGGLGLDAGFGRKLRGHKVTAAQLIDYVERVVRNYVEQREDGERFPQWVARADESALQ; from the coding sequence ATGGCCTCGCCCACTCGCCAGAGCCCGAACGCGAGTCGCGCCGCGCGCCCCAAGCAACGCCGGGGCGAAGGGCAGTGGGCCCTCGGCTACCGAGAGCCGCTCAACCCGAACGAGCGCTCGAAGAAGGACGACAGCCCGCTCAACGCGCGCGCCCGCATCGAGAACATCTACGCGCACCGGGGCTTCGACTCGATCGACCCCGGTGACCTGCGCGGCCGGTTCCGCTGGTTCGGCCTGTACACCCAGCGCAAGCCCGGGATCGACGGCGGCCGCACCGCGACGCTGGAACCCGAGGAATTGGACGACCGGTACTTCATGCTGCGGGTCCGCCTCGACGGCGGCGCGCTGACCACCGCGCAGCTCGCCGTGCTCGGCGAGATCTCGCAGACGCACGCGCGGGACACCGCGGACATCACCGACCGCCAGAACATCCAGTACCACTGGATCCAGATCGAGGACGTGCCGACGATCTGGGAGAAGCTCGAAGGCGCGGGCATGACCACGATGGAGGCGTGCGGTGACAGCCCGCGCGTCATCCTCGGTTCCCCCGTCGCGGGGATCGCCGCCGACGAGATCATCGACGGCACTCCGGCGATCGACGAGATCAAGCGCCGCTACATCGGCAAGCCCGAGTTCGCGAACCTGCCGCGCAAGTTCAAGACCGCGGTCTCCGGGCAGGCCGACGTCGCGCACGAGATCCACGACGTCGCGTTCGTCGGCGTGGACCACCCCGAGCACGGTCCCGGTTTCGACGTGTGGGTCGGCGGCGGGCTGTCCACCAACCCGATGATCGGCCAGCGCCTCGGCGCGTGGGTCCCCCGCGACGAGGTGCCCGACGTGTGGGAAGGCGTGATCAGCGTCTTCCGCGACTACGGCTACCGGCGGCTGCGGTCGCGGGCGCGGATCAAGTTCCTGGTCAAGGACTGGGGCGCCGAAAAATTCAGGCAGGTTCTCGAATCCGAGTACCTCAAGCGCCCGCTGATCGACGGCCCGGCGCCCGAGGTGCCGCCGCAGCCGATCGACCACGTAGGCGTGCACAAGCAGACCGACGGCAAGTTCTACGTCGGCGCGGCACCGGTCGCGGGCCGGGTCTCCGGTACCACGCTGATCGCGGTGGCGAAGGCGGCCGAGCGCGCCGGGTCGGGCCGGGTGCGGCTGACCCCGCAGCAGAAGCTCGTGGTGCTGGACGTCGAATCCGGTGACGTCGACGACCTGAAGTCCGATTTGGACGAACTGGGCCTTCGCGTCGAACCGTCGCCGTGGCGCCGCGGCGTGATGGCGTGCACCGGGATCGAGTTCTGCAAGCTCGCGATCGTCGAGACGAAGCAGCGCGCGCACGACCTCGTCGCCGCGCTGGAAACCAGGCTGGCGGACATCCAGTCGCATGTGGACACCCCGGTTTCGGTACACCTCAACGGCTGCCCCAACTCGTGCGCCCGCGTCCAGACCGCCGACATCGGGCTCAAGGGCCAGATCGTCACCGACTCCGACGGCAAGCAGGTCGAGGGCTTCCAGGTGCACCTCGGCGGTGGCCTCGGGCTCGACGCCGGGTTCGGCCGGAAGCTGCGTGGGCACAAGGTCACCGCCGCACAGCTGATCGACTACGTCGAGCGCGTGGTACGCAACTACGTCGAGCAACGCGAGGACGGCGAGCGCTTCCCCCAATGGGTCGCGCGCGCGGACGAAAGCGCCCTGCAGTGA
- a CDS encoding Insertion element protein: MTERAAPFYCPYCGDEDLRPEEDHAGAWLCTGCRRVFSVQFVGLSLPEANEVSGS, from the coding sequence GTGACCGAGCGCGCGGCGCCGTTCTACTGCCCGTACTGCGGTGACGAAGATCTCCGCCCGGAAGAAGACCACGCGGGCGCGTGGTTGTGCACCGGGTGCCGCCGGGTTTTCTCGGTGCAGTTCGTCGGATTGTCCTTACCGGAAGCGAACGAGGTGAGCGGATCATGA
- a CDS encoding phosphoadenylyl-sulfate reductase translates to MTTATDHRALAERASADLADATAEEALRWTAETFGDDFIVASNMQDAVLIDLAAKVKPDFDVLFLETGYHFAETIGTRDAVEAVYPGVRIVNAQAEQSVAEQDAQYGEKLHDRDATLCCNLRKVVPLRKTLANYSAWVTGVRRVDAPTRANTPIVTWDERNGLVKINPIAPWTDEEFDGYLRDHGILQNPLVSVGYLSIGCAPCTAKVLPGQDPRSGRWAGQSKTECGLHG, encoded by the coding sequence ATGACCACCGCGACGGATCACCGCGCCCTGGCCGAGCGCGCGTCGGCGGACCTGGCGGACGCCACCGCCGAAGAGGCGCTCCGCTGGACGGCCGAAACCTTCGGCGACGACTTCATCGTGGCGTCGAACATGCAGGACGCGGTCCTGATCGACCTGGCGGCGAAGGTGAAGCCCGATTTCGACGTGCTGTTCCTCGAAACCGGCTACCACTTCGCGGAGACGATCGGCACGCGCGACGCGGTGGAAGCCGTCTACCCCGGGGTGCGGATCGTCAACGCGCAGGCCGAGCAGAGCGTCGCCGAGCAGGACGCGCAGTACGGCGAGAAGCTGCACGACCGCGACGCGACGCTGTGCTGCAACCTGCGCAAAGTGGTCCCGCTGCGCAAAACGCTGGCGAACTACTCCGCGTGGGTCACCGGGGTGCGCCGGGTGGACGCGCCGACGCGGGCGAACACCCCGATCGTCACGTGGGACGAGCGCAACGGGCTGGTCAAGATCAACCCGATCGCGCCGTGGACCGACGAGGAGTTCGACGGCTACCTCCGCGACCACGGCATCCTGCAGAACCCGCTGGTGTCGGTGGGCTACCTCTCGATCGGCTGCGCGCCGTGCACCGCGAAGGTGCTGCCGGGGCAGGACCCGCGCAGCGGCCGGTGGGCGGGCCAGTCCAAGACCGAGTGCGGTTTGCACGGCTGA
- the cysD gene encoding sulfate adenylyltransferase subunit CysD has product MTTLEPAADAAQDNLAALESEAIHIFREVAGEFDRPVILFSGGKDSTLLLHLAIKAFWPAPVPFPLLHVDTGHNFDEVIEFRDRVVAEHGLRLVVAKVQDWIDDGRLEERADGLRNPLQTTPLLDTIAENKFDAVFGGGRRDEERARAKERIFSLRNAFGQWEPRRQRPELWNLYNGRHRPGEQVRVFPLSNWTESDVWNYIGREKVELPSIYYAHRREVYQRDGMWLAEGPWGGPRPGEEVRELTVRYRTVGDGSCTGAVESTASTVDEVIAEVSASRLTERGATRADDRMSEAAMEDRKREGYF; this is encoded by the coding sequence ATGACCACGCTCGAACCCGCGGCGGATGCCGCGCAGGACAACCTGGCAGCGCTGGAATCCGAAGCGATCCACATCTTCCGCGAGGTCGCGGGGGAATTCGACCGCCCCGTGATCCTGTTCTCCGGTGGCAAGGACTCGACCCTGCTGCTGCACCTGGCGATCAAGGCGTTCTGGCCGGCGCCGGTCCCGTTCCCGCTGCTGCACGTCGACACCGGGCACAACTTCGACGAGGTGATCGAGTTCCGCGACCGCGTGGTCGCCGAGCACGGGCTGCGCCTGGTGGTGGCGAAGGTGCAGGACTGGATCGACGACGGGCGGCTGGAGGAGCGCGCGGACGGCCTGCGCAATCCGCTGCAGACCACCCCGCTGCTCGACACGATCGCGGAGAACAAGTTCGACGCGGTGTTCGGCGGCGGCCGCCGCGACGAGGAGCGCGCCAGGGCGAAGGAGCGGATCTTCAGCCTGCGCAACGCTTTCGGGCAGTGGGAGCCGCGGCGGCAGCGGCCGGAGCTGTGGAACCTCTACAACGGACGGCACCGCCCCGGTGAGCAGGTGCGGGTGTTCCCGCTGTCGAACTGGACCGAGTCCGACGTCTGGAACTACATCGGGCGGGAGAAGGTCGAACTGCCCTCGATCTACTACGCGCACCGGCGCGAGGTGTACCAGCGCGACGGGATGTGGCTCGCCGAAGGCCCTTGGGGCGGCCCCCGGCCCGGTGAGGAAGTGCGCGAGCTGACCGTGCGCTACCGGACCGTCGGCGACGGCTCGTGCACCGGCGCCGTCGAGTCCACCGCGTCCACAGTGGACGAAGTGATCGCCGAGGTGTCCGCGTCCAGGCTGACCGAACGCGGCGCGACGAGGGCCGACGACCGGATGTCCGAGGCGGCCATGGAAGACCGCAAACGAGAGGGTTACTTCTGA
- a CDS encoding sulfate adenylyltransferase subunit 1, which translates to MSSLLRLATAGSVDDGKSTLVGRLLYDTKSVLADQLDAVTRASVDKGLSTPDLSLLVDGLRSEREQGITIDVAYRYFATPKRSFVLADTPGHVQYTRNTVTGASTAQLAVLLVDARKGVLEQTRRHAAVLALLGVPGLVLAVNKIDLVGYDEAVFETIANEFATHARSLGYADGTVLSVPVSALHGDNVAQPSASTPWYTGPTLLEHLENVPVAPDPHDAAFRFPVQYVIRPRTAEYPDYRGYAGQIAAGTVRPGDEVVVLPQGLRSTVERIDTADGPLEEAGAGESVTLLLADDLDISRGDLISVAGDQPVVTDELTAVLCWLSSKPLSPGARVLVKHGTRTVQALVDEISARFDEQTLSSVDSPDSLALNDIGTVSLRLAEPLSVDDYGKSARTGAFLVIDPKDGDTLAAGLVGERFT; encoded by the coding sequence ATGAGCAGCTTGTTGAGGCTCGCCACGGCGGGCAGCGTCGACGACGGGAAGTCCACCCTCGTCGGGCGGCTGCTGTACGACACGAAGTCCGTGCTCGCCGACCAGCTCGACGCGGTCACCCGCGCGAGCGTCGACAAAGGACTGTCCACACCGGACCTCTCGCTGCTGGTGGACGGGCTGCGCTCCGAGCGCGAGCAGGGCATCACGATCGACGTGGCGTACCGCTACTTCGCCACGCCGAAGCGCAGTTTCGTGCTCGCCGACACCCCTGGCCACGTGCAGTACACCCGCAACACCGTGACCGGCGCGTCCACCGCGCAGCTCGCGGTGCTGCTCGTCGACGCGCGCAAGGGCGTGCTGGAGCAGACCAGGCGGCACGCAGCCGTACTGGCGCTGCTCGGCGTCCCGGGGCTCGTGCTCGCGGTGAACAAGATCGATCTCGTCGGCTACGACGAGGCCGTGTTCGAGACCATCGCGAACGAGTTCGCCACCCACGCGCGGTCGCTCGGGTACGCCGACGGCACCGTGCTGTCCGTGCCGGTTTCCGCGCTGCACGGCGACAACGTGGCGCAGCCCTCGGCGAGCACGCCTTGGTACACCGGGCCGACGCTGCTCGAACACCTCGAAAACGTGCCGGTGGCACCGGATCCGCACGACGCGGCGTTCCGCTTCCCGGTGCAGTACGTGATCCGCCCGCGCACCGCCGAATACCCGGACTACCGCGGGTACGCGGGCCAGATCGCGGCGGGCACGGTGCGCCCAGGCGACGAAGTCGTGGTGCTGCCGCAGGGGTTGCGCAGCACCGTCGAGCGCATCGACACCGCGGACGGGCCGCTCGAAGAAGCGGGCGCGGGCGAATCGGTCACGCTGCTGCTGGCCGACGACCTCGACATCTCGCGCGGTGACCTGATCTCCGTCGCCGGTGACCAGCCGGTGGTCACCGACGAGCTGACCGCGGTGCTGTGCTGGCTGTCCTCGAAGCCGCTGTCGCCGGGCGCCCGCGTGCTGGTCAAGCACGGGACCCGCACCGTGCAGGCGCTCGTCGACGAGATCTCGGCGCGCTTCGACGAGCAGACTCTGTCCTCTGTGGACTCTCCGGATTCGTTGGCGCTCAACGACATCGGCACGGTCTCGCTGCGGCTGGCGGAACCGCTCTCCGTCGACGACTACGGCAAGAGCGCGCGCACCGGCGCGTTCCTCGTGATCGACCCGAAGGACGGCGACACCCTCGCGGCCGGGCTGGTCGGCGAGCGGTTCACGTGA
- a CDS encoding sirohydrochlorin chelatase, producing the protein MSVPLVAVAHGSRDPRSPAVVRALVDSVAAKLPGVEVRTSFLDLSEPSIADVLVRLHEEGHREAVVVPLLLGSAYHARVDLPGLVDEVTANHPLLTVSTSDVLGVDPVLESVALHRLAETGAELTDPRLGLVLAAVGSSNDAANAVVARMARRWQDRFGVPVAPAFASATQPDVPAAIARLRAHGATRFAVASWFLAPGLLPDRVAALAGPEVALAAPLGPEPRVADAVVRRYAAVLRALRVAS; encoded by the coding sequence GTGAGCGTCCCGCTCGTCGCCGTCGCGCACGGCAGCCGCGACCCGAGGTCACCGGCTGTCGTCCGCGCGCTGGTGGACTCGGTCGCGGCGAAGCTGCCCGGCGTCGAGGTGCGGACGAGCTTCCTCGACCTGTCCGAGCCTTCGATCGCCGACGTGCTCGTTCGCCTGCACGAGGAAGGGCACCGCGAAGCGGTCGTGGTGCCGCTGCTGCTCGGCAGCGCCTACCACGCGCGCGTGGACCTGCCCGGTCTCGTCGACGAGGTCACCGCGAACCACCCGTTGCTGACCGTGTCCACTTCGGACGTACTCGGCGTCGATCCGGTGCTGGAAAGCGTCGCACTGCACCGCCTTGCCGAAACGGGTGCCGAGCTCACCGATCCCCGGCTCGGGCTGGTGCTCGCCGCCGTCGGTTCGTCGAACGACGCCGCGAACGCCGTCGTCGCCCGGATGGCCCGCCGCTGGCAGGACCGGTTCGGCGTCCCCGTGGCACCGGCCTTCGCGAGCGCGACCCAGCCGGACGTCCCGGCGGCGATCGCCCGGTTGCGCGCGCACGGCGCCACCCGGTTCGCGGTGGCCTCGTGGTTCCTCGCCCCGGGCCTGCTGCCCGATCGCGTCGCCGCGCTCGCCGGTCCGGAGGTCGCGCTGGCGGCTCCGCTCGGCCCCGAACCGCGTGTCGCGGACGCCGTGGTTCGGCGCTACGCCGCGGTTTTGCGCGCGCTGCGCGTCGCTTCCTGA
- a CDS encoding cyclase yields MSSSPSKTALRRALTCAGLVLAPVLALTAPAAAAPADVNFDCEANAPVVGPQHANLKQTAEVTAPATVAPGGALDVVIDPAPNSVPGDVAGFKLKEIKNFALKIPIPANSSFVSADLAGGSGLGSTPPKITVDGSVATLAFPGPIAGGAQFELPTITAHLKAGTSGKIETKLAGTSYADPGLTFTAVATQIVDIEAPTACFPNPSPTFTTTTIG; encoded by the coding sequence ATGTCGTCTTCACCGTCGAAGACCGCCCTGCGCCGAGCGCTCACCTGCGCCGGCCTCGTCCTCGCCCCCGTGCTGGCGCTGACCGCGCCCGCCGCCGCGGCCCCCGCCGACGTCAACTTCGACTGCGAGGCGAACGCCCCGGTCGTCGGCCCGCAGCACGCCAACCTGAAGCAGACCGCCGAAGTGACCGCGCCCGCCACCGTCGCCCCCGGCGGGGCGCTCGACGTGGTGATCGACCCCGCGCCCAACTCGGTGCCGGGTGACGTCGCCGGGTTCAAGCTCAAGGAGATCAAGAACTTCGCGCTGAAGATCCCGATCCCGGCGAACTCCAGCTTCGTCAGCGCCGATCTCGCGGGCGGCTCCGGCCTCGGCTCCACCCCGCCGAAGATCACCGTCGACGGCTCCGTGGCCACGCTCGCCTTCCCCGGCCCGATCGCGGGCGGCGCCCAGTTCGAACTGCCCACCATCACCGCGCACCTCAAGGCGGGCACGTCCGGCAAGATCGAAACGAAGCTCGCGGGCACCAGCTACGCCGACCCCGGCCTCACCTTCACCGCGGTGGCCACCCAGATCGTCGACATCGAAGCCCCCACCGCGTGCTTCCCCAACCCCAGCCCCACCTTCACCACAACCACCATCGGCTGA
- a CDS encoding enoyl-CoA hydratase family protein: protein MADELVHYEVAAGTATITLDSPHNRNALSAQLRRELSTALANARDDDAVRVIVLTHTGPVFCAGMDLKEARGAGAANQGVNEFPQILEQLWTSPKPVVARLAGPARAGGIGMVAATDIAVAVREATFAFTEVRIGVVPAVISLTVLPRLSSRAAHELFLTGETFDADRAAAIGLINSAVAADALDAEVDRYVKALTLGGPKALAATKQLLSSPRPATPSDGFAAMNELSAGFFASEEGQEGILAFAQKRKPSWVPQD, encoded by the coding sequence ATGGCTGACGAACTGGTGCACTACGAGGTGGCGGCCGGTACCGCCACGATCACGCTGGACTCCCCGCACAACCGCAACGCGCTGTCCGCGCAGCTGCGCCGCGAGCTGAGCACGGCGCTCGCGAACGCGCGTGACGACGACGCGGTGCGCGTGATCGTGCTCACCCACACCGGGCCGGTGTTCTGCGCGGGCATGGACCTCAAGGAAGCGCGCGGCGCGGGTGCGGCGAACCAGGGCGTCAACGAGTTCCCGCAAATCCTCGAACAGCTTTGGACCAGCCCGAAGCCCGTGGTCGCGCGGCTGGCCGGTCCGGCGAGGGCGGGCGGTATCGGGATGGTCGCGGCCACCGACATCGCGGTCGCCGTCCGGGAGGCCACCTTCGCCTTCACCGAGGTCCGGATCGGCGTGGTGCCCGCGGTGATCTCGCTGACCGTGCTCCCCCGGCTGTCTTCGCGCGCGGCGCACGAACTCTTCCTGACCGGCGAGACCTTCGACGCCGACCGCGCCGCCGCGATCGGCCTGATCAACTCCGCGGTGGCCGCCGACGCGCTCGACGCCGAGGTCGACCGGTACGTCAAGGCGCTCACACTCGGCGGCCCGAAGGCACTGGCGGCCACGAAACAACTGCTCAGCAGCCCCCGCCCGGCCACGCCTTCGGACGGCTTCGCCGCCATGAACGAACTGTCCGCGGGGTTCTTCGCCAGCGAGGAAGGGCAGGAAGGCATCCTCGCGTTCGCGCAGAAGCGGAAGCCGTCCTGGGTGCCGCAGGACTGA
- a CDS encoding barstar family protein, translating into MDNASNVAAKAKSRGAFPHLITSADGAATDKVSTMDAIAAALSFPDWFGRNLDALYDCLTDLSWLPAGEHVLIWVGSDALKTADPKAYLAIRSVLSDAQRALGPTGDRSDSRRLTVVVTES; encoded by the coding sequence ATGGACAACGCGAGCAATGTGGCCGCGAAGGCGAAGTCCCGCGGCGCGTTCCCGCACCTGATCACCAGCGCCGACGGTGCCGCCACGGACAAGGTGTCCACGATGGACGCGATCGCCGCGGCGCTGTCGTTCCCGGACTGGTTCGGCCGGAACCTCGACGCGCTCTACGACTGCCTGACCGATCTTTCCTGGCTGCCTGCGGGGGAGCACGTGCTGATCTGGGTCGGCTCCGATGCGCTCAAGACCGCCGATCCCAAGGCGTACCTGGCGATCCGCAGCGTCCTCTCGGACGCGCAGCGCGCGCTGGGGCCCACCGGCGACCGGTCGGATTCGCGGCGGCTGACGGTCGTGGTGACCGAGAGCTGA
- a CDS encoding ribonuclease domain-containing protein yields the protein MVNRRRKRITAALIGLIVLVVGGWLIKDAVSDNGSGGTRPSSTAAPSSGASTSKPDNAGKSSRLPGSDSGLAVKPLSALPSQAKDTWGLIQSDGPFPYPRNDGVTWQNREKRLPGKASEYYREYTVKTPGSRDRGARRLIFGKEHELYYTEDHYGSFVVVDPNR from the coding sequence ATGGTCAACCGTAGGCGAAAGCGGATCACCGCCGCCCTCATCGGGCTCATCGTCCTGGTGGTCGGCGGCTGGCTGATCAAGGACGCGGTCTCCGACAACGGCTCCGGCGGTACGCGGCCGTCCTCCACGGCGGCGCCGTCCTCCGGGGCTTCCACGTCCAAACCGGACAATGCGGGCAAGTCGTCGCGGTTGCCGGGTTCGGACTCGGGGCTCGCGGTCAAACCGCTGTCCGCGCTGCCGTCCCAGGCGAAGGACACCTGGGGGCTCATCCAGTCCGACGGGCCCTTTCCCTATCCCCGCAACGACGGCGTCACCTGGCAGAACCGCGAGAAACGGCTGCCGGGCAAGGCTTCGGAGTACTACCGTGAGTACACCGTGAAGACACCCGGAAGCCGCGATCGCGGCGCACGGCGCCTGATCTTCGGCAAGGAACACGAGCTGTACTACACCGAGGACCACTACGGTTCCTTCGTCGTCGTCGACCCGAATCGGTGA